ggaggggaaagcaggAAGTAGGCAAacatttccttcccttctggAGTCCTCGGCACCCTGACAAGCTGACCAGTGCCTTCCAGATCTGCTGATCACCTGCTCACGGGCTTGGCCTCCAATGAAATCTGAGGTGTGTGCCACCTGAGGCTCTGGAGAGCACGGCCTCTCCTTGCAGTGCCACCTGTGGGGCCACCTGCAGAGGTCTGAGCACGGAGGCTGTGGCGATGGCCTCCAATGGGCCAGTGCCCTTAGGAAGGTGTCTtggtggaggaagaagagactGCCTCCTTCTTGGCAGTGGCCTTCAGCAGCGCCAGCTTCTTGGGCAGGCTGCTGTTGGCCTTCATTACAACGTCATGTTCAATCTTCTTCCGGATGCTGACCTCCAGATCCTAAGGGGGCAACCACAGGGCAATGAGACTGGGAcctgaggtggggggtgggatgagCAACTCCCCCTGTAGCAGCCCCTGAGAGTCTGGGGTTTATGTCTTTCTTCTGCCCTGCACTCTTTGGGGTGTTACATACAAAAAATCCTGTTCTTGTCTCTGGACCTCAGCTTTTAAACCTCTgctcatccccattttacagataaggacacaGGTTCCTGCAGTGAGGAGGCACCTGTCCAGGGTTCCCCCAACAGGTGAGGGATGGGAGACTAGAACCTGGCACCTGGCATGCCCAGAGCCTTTGGTCCCAGCTTCCAGGGAGCAGTCCTCTCCTGGCCCCTGCCATTTCCACTTGGCCTAGGGCGAACTGGGGCCCCAAGACACAGAGATGTGAGCAAGCAAAGGCACAGGGATTTGGgtccaaatttaatttaattaaattaatttacttattttaaaaaatttttaaaaataatttatttatgatagtctcacacacacacacagagagagagagagagagagagagagagagagagagagagagaggcagagacacaggcagagggagaagcaggctccatccaccgggagcccgacgtgggattcgatcccgggtctccaggatcgcgcctcgggccaaaggcaggcgctaaacaaaccgctgcgccacccagggatcccgggtccaaattttaatcaaatttccCGAACTGCCCTGTCCTACATGACTTCCAACAATCATGACCACCGTGACTATCACACACCTAGAGGCAGGGGGCACAACAACAAACAAGACACAGAAAACATCTACCCCCAGGGAGCTAGCACTCAGCATGTGTGTGGTTTACAGATGACATAAACGCCCGTGACCCACTAGGTTTAAGTGAAGGTAAGCTCTGCTATTGATGAAAAAACATGGGACGTGTGAGGGGTGGATGTTATTGGGGACAGCCAGAGGCACTGCCTGCTGTCAGACTAGACCCTGAGAAACGGAGCTGTGTGGACTTCTGGGAGAAGAATCTGGGCAGAGGAAACAGCCAATGCAAAAATGCTACGGTGGCATAAGGGGCTGTTAAGGGGCCAGTGAGCAAGGAGGAGAGTGGGAGATGACAAGGACAGATCACGCAGGGCCGCCCTGGGGAGGATTTGGGCTTTTCCTGAGGTGGGAAGACACTGAAGGCTGGAGCAGTGGATGGAACAGCCCAGACTCGGTTGCTCACTGGTGCCCTCTGGCGGCTGTGGGGAGAGAcaggagatgaggaaggaggtGACTGCACTGGTGCAGGTGGTAGTTGATGGGATGGGACCCGGTGGCGAGGGTCATCGGAGGTGGGAAATGAGTGGATTCTAGATTAATACTAAAAGCAATAAAGGATGGGATTAGACCCagatgagagagaagggggaatcAAGAATGATCCCAAGTCTCTGGAGTCTTCCTGAATCAAGACTGTGGAAGGGTTATGTccgggagggagaggggaggatcAGGAGCTTGGTTTGGGATATGCTGAGTCTGAGATGCCCAAGAGGCAGTCTGCCTCCCGCTGCCGGTGAAGGTATGAAGACCACTGGGTGCCCAGGTCTCAGAAAACCGACATTCTCGGGAACCTAAACaagttgctcaaggtcatacgCATTAATTAGCGTGGAGTATAATCTGAACTCAAGTCAGACTCCAGTAAAACCAGTTTCAAATCTCTTTAAACTTCTGAATAAATTCTACGCCATCCACTTCTGTAAAGAAGCTGCATTTAGACACAACCACAAAAACGAAGAGCAACGCAGCTAACGTTTCCTTGTGTCCCGTGCTGTTCTCAGCGCAGGGCGTTAAGTCCTTGCACTTCTGGGAGAAAGGTGCTGGCACTACGACCATTTACAGGTAAGAGACGCAGGGGGAAGAACTACTAGCTGCTGATGGGAGCTGCGAGCGCACGCAGCGCTGCCTCTCCGCAAAGCCGGCGTTTCCACTTCGCCACGCCTCCTCCCCTCCCGACTCCTACTAACGCTGAACGCCCAGAGCGGCTGAGGTGCCTGCTGAACACTTTCTGCACGTCAGGCCTTGCTGCTGCGAGGCCTGGGGAACGGTACGTGACGTGCGGGTATCCACGGCGCAGGGGCCGAAGCGGAGGCCCACCGGGTCCGGGCGCCAGCCTccgcccctcaccccctccaggCCCCTTCCCTCGCCGCTCGCACGCCCCACTCACCTTCTTGAGCTTTTGCTGTTGCACGATGCGCGCCTTCTTGGGGGCGATCACACGACCTGGGAAGAGATGCGCTCGCGTGAGGCcggggagccccaggccccccccgccccccagactCTTGATAGCTCCTCACCACCCTTCCTGGGGCCCCGGTTCCGCTCCGAGGCCGCCGCCGCCTTGCTCTTCCCCGGCTTCCGCGCCTGGAACTTGCGTTGCCCCTGCGCCATGATCGGGGATGCGCCGGAAAAGGCGGGGCTGTGAGTAATGGCAGCCGGAAGGCGAGGGGCACGACGGGACACAGCGAGGCGGCGGGACGCAAAGGCTCACGGGACACAACGTGGCAAAGCGTTAAAGAGACAGATGCCCCCAGAAGGCGCGGATCGTAGGCAGCGCTTTGCAAAAACTTCAAGGTTGTAATGTAAGAGAGTATTTACAAGGCGCTCACTTGTTTTGTAAGACTTAgttttatgggcagcccgggtggctcagcggtttagcactgcctttagcccagagcgtgatcctggagacctgggatcgagtcccacttcgggctccctgcatggagcctgcttctccctctgcctgtgtctctgcctctttctctcatgaataaataaataaaatcttaaaataaaaaaaagacttcgCTTCATGCTTTGTACATAAAATTTAGTCTAGCACTAGGGTGAGACGAGTGAGGCACTCACTGGTGCAAATTTTAAGGGTGCCTAAAATTCCGTAATCAGTTATCAATagtattttcaacatttaaaaataaaatttcaggggtgcctggctgcttcagtcagtggagcacgtgATCCTTGGTCCCAGGGCTGTGAATTTGATACTCACGTTGgttgcagagattactttaaaaaatcagtattaaaatataaaattaaggggacctgggtgtctcagttggttaagtttccaCCTGATTTCAGCGCagtcgggtcatgatctcagagtcgtgagatctaGCCGCATGTCGAGCTCCATGTTGACAGTGGGGTcaacttgggattctctctcccctctccctctgccctgaccccCAAGTTgcactctcactctttctctgcctgtctcaaaGAAGATCCAGCTATAGCCTACGGACCAGCTGCCTACTACTTTAAACAAGGTTTTATTGGAACAAGGGCCAGTGTCAGGGGTTAGGTAAGGTCAATTCGTGCAAAGGCAAGTGTCCAGTCCGTTTAATATCTTGATCTTTTGCTCATCATGGATATCGTTTTgcatttttgcattaatttttagttttaaaaaatattccatgaagctattatttatcttgattactgagcTTTTCAGTGTCCCATTGAAAATTCTGTATCCCATGCACCACCCTGGTTCTAGCCCTGAAGCAACCTAAGAGGTTAGTACTAATAATATCcgtgttttataaatgagaagcATGGGAAGGCGAAGTGGCTTGGCCAAGATCACACTGCCGAGCTGGGTTCTGAACTTGGGCACACTGGCTCCTGTTACAGGGCCCCTAAGAGCCATGCAAAGGTCCTGTGTGCTCTCCCTGGTTTGGGGAAGGAGTGTTTGGGGGAACAGGTAAGTTTGGGGGCAGGCCATTCAATAAGTTTATTATAAACCCTAAGAGGATGGGGGCTGGATATGGAGAGTCAGGTTGATTACTTCTGGGGTCCGTATAGGGTCCCTACCCTCAGGAGGCGGTGGTGCTTAGGGCTGCCTGGAGGTCTTCAGGAGCAAAGACGCCCAGCTCTGTGATGATGCCACCAGTGATGAGGTCATGGGGGGTGACATCGAAGGCAGGATTCCAAACCCCAATccctgaaggagagagaggggaggcaaGAAGGCAGGTATGTGGCTCTGTGGAGGTTCTCAAGCTGTTGTCACCTCTCTCCCCCATGGTGGTCCTTGAGAGTCTGGGGGTGCTCATTCTCTAAGTGCATGAAAACATGAGCTTTGGCACCTAGTAATGAGTTTAGACCCCGCATGCTCCCCCACCATTCCTGGGCTGTCATCATCCAAGAAGGCTCAGGAATCTTACATACATCTACCCCACTTTTGCTGGCTCTGAGGGTCTCCATAAGAAGCTCTAAGAGCTTAGAGCCTTTGCATGGGcagttccctctgcctctggtggGCACATGAAtcactgtttcctttcctttggatctttgctcaaatgtcatcttctcgGCAAGGACTTCCACTCTGTCCACATCTCCCTGTGTGGACACTCCCCATGcccatccttgtcttgtttctttctcctcagCTCCCACCTGCTTCTAACATACACTGtggttttgttatttgtttcatttgtttcccCTCGCCCCTGCTGGATTGTCAGCCCCACGAGCCCAGGgatgttcatgtcttttttacTCCTGTATCCTCAGCGCCTTAGCATCGGTCAGGTACTcaaaaatatctgctgaatgacTAACAACCTTTTACACCAGAGGTGGCAAATGGGTGGCCTGTTTTCTCTGCTCACAGGTCTTTGAAGACCACTGAATTAGCTGCCAGCTTTCAAAATGTAGATGTTGGAAAAATCAGAATACCCGTCCCCCAGGTTCTGCATTCCTGTGACCACTGGCTGGAGCAGGCTGTACATGGCCTGTGTCTCTCATCCTTGTTACCCTGCAGTCCCTAGTTTTATTTCAGGGGATGGGCAGGTGTTGCCAACACTGCTTTCCACAGTCTTATGGATTTTGGCTAGTGTTCCTTCTGCCTCCGGGAAAGcagggatattaaaaaaaaaaaaaaaaaaaaaaaagagagagagagagagagagagagaagaagaaggaggaaatatatttatagaattaatatatctgttttttaaaagctgtaagGAATTGGCAGCATAGAACAATGTGGACTGTTAGGATGTCCCTCTGTGTAGTTGTATAGCGTGATTTTTACCTTAGCTCCATACCTGGGGCTCTGGGGTGGCAGCCCCATAGTACTTTCAGAGCCTAGGGATTTTAATGGGAtcccttttataaaatattgtcaATCATAATTGTTACTATCTAATGGGCACTAAGCAAGGGTCAGGCACTGTCTTCCATGTCACATGGGTGAATTTACTGGTCACCCTGGGGTTTGTCAGG
This window of the Canis lupus dingo isolate Sandy chromosome 20, ASM325472v2, whole genome shotgun sequence genome carries:
- the C20H19orf53 gene encoding leydig cell tumor 10 kDa protein homolog, which codes for MAQGQRKFQARKPGKSKAAAASERNRGPRKGGRVIAPKKARIVQQQKLKKDLEVSIRKKIEHDVVMKANSSLPKKLALLKATAKKEAVSSSSTKTPS